One part of the Streptococcus sp. oral taxon 431 genome encodes these proteins:
- the eno gene encoding surface-displayed alpha-enolase, with protein sequence MSIITDVYAREVLDSRGNPTLEVEVYTESGAFGRGMVPSGASTGEHEAVELRDGDKSRYGGLGTQKAVDNVNNIIAEAIIGYDVRDQQAIDRAMIALDGTPNKGKLGANAILGVSIAVARAAADYLEIPLYSYLGGFNTKVLPTPMMNIINGGSHSDAPIAFQEFMIVPAGAPTFKEALRWGAEIFHALKKILKSRGLETAVGDEGGFAPRFEGTEDGVETILAAIEAAGYVPGKDVFIGFDCASSEFYDKERKVYDYTKFEGEGAAVRTSAEQIDYLEELVNKYPIITIEDGMDENDWDGWKALTERLGGKVQLVGDDFFVTNTAYLERGIAEGAANSILIKVNQIGTLTETFDAIEMAKEAGYTAVVSHRSGETEDSTIADIAVATNAGQIKTGSLSRTDRIAKYNQLLRIEDQLGEVAEYRGLKSFYNLKK encoded by the coding sequence ATGTCAATTATTACTGATGTTTACGCTCGCGAAGTCCTAGACTCACGCGGTAACCCAACACTTGAAGTAGAAGTTTACACTGAATCAGGTGCTTTCGGACGTGGTATGGTTCCATCAGGAGCTTCTACTGGTGAACACGAAGCAGTTGAACTTCGTGATGGTGACAAATCTCGTTACGGTGGTCTTGGTACACAAAAAGCTGTTGACAACGTAAACAACATCATCGCTGAAGCAATCATCGGCTACGATGTACGTGACCAACAAGCTATTGACCGTGCTATGATCGCACTTGACGGTACTCCTAACAAAGGTAAATTGGGTGCAAACGCAATCCTTGGTGTGTCTATCGCTGTAGCTCGTGCTGCTGCTGACTACCTTGAAATCCCACTTTACAGCTACCTTGGTGGATTCAACACTAAAGTTCTTCCAACTCCAATGATGAACATCATCAACGGTGGTTCTCACTCAGATGCTCCAATCGCTTTCCAAGAATTCATGATCGTACCTGCTGGTGCACCAACATTCAAAGAAGCTCTTCGTTGGGGTGCTGAAATCTTCCACGCTCTTAAGAAAATCCTTAAATCTCGTGGTCTTGAAACAGCTGTAGGTGACGAAGGTGGATTTGCTCCTCGTTTCGAAGGAACTGAAGACGGTGTTGAAACTATCCTTGCTGCTATCGAAGCTGCTGGTTATGTTCCAGGTAAAGACGTATTTATCGGATTTGACTGTGCATCATCAGAATTCTACGATAAAGAACGCAAAGTATACGACTACACTAAATTCGAAGGTGAAGGAGCTGCTGTTCGTACTTCTGCAGAACAAATCGACTACCTTGAAGAATTGGTAAACAAATACCCAATCATCACTATCGAAGATGGTATGGACGAAAACGACTGGGACGGTTGGAAAGCTCTTACTGAACGTCTTGGTGGTAAAGTTCAATTGGTTGGTGACGACTTCTTCGTAACAAACACTGCTTACCTTGAAAGAGGTATCGCTGAAGGCGCTGCTAACTCAATCCTTATCAAAGTTAACCAAATCGGTACTCTTACTGAAACATTCGACGCTATCGAAATGGCTAAAGAAGCTGGTTACACTGCAGTTGTATCACACCGTTCAGGTGAAACTGAAGATTCAACAATTGCTGACATCGCAGTTGCAACTAATGCAGGTCAAATCAAGACTGGTTCACTTTCACGTACAGACCGTATCGCTAAATACAACCAATTGCTTCGTATCGAAGACCAACTTGGTGAAGTAGCTGAATATCGTGGATTGAAATCATTCTACAACCTTAAAAAATAA
- the xseA gene encoding exodeoxyribonuclease VII large subunit, with translation MEKYLSVTTLTKYLKMKFDKDPYLERVYLTGQVSNFRKRPTHQYFSLKDDRAVIQATIWSGVYQRLGFDLEEGMKINVVGRVQVYEPSGSYSIIIEKAEPDGVGALAIQFEQLKKKLAEEGLFQERFKQSLPQFSKKIGVVTSRSGAVIQDIITTVSRRFPGVEIVLYPTKVQGEGAAEEIARNIARANERDDLDVLIIGRGGGSIEDLWAFNEEIVVRAIFESRLPTISSVGHETDVTLADFVADKRAATPTAAAELATPVTKLDLLTYLQNQEKRMTTAVKHSLSKKQEALRILSQSVIFRQPERLYDGYLQRLDQLQLRLKQGLNAELVRNQQKVQEQIHRLEQLSPIIKIQRYQDRIQQLKKLLRSQMAVTYDAKVAEVKRLSEALLMLDTSRIVARGYAIVKKGEVVVASAKDLKENDQVSLLMRDGQVELEVRDVKTKEI, from the coding sequence ATGGAAAAGTATTTATCGGTTACAACTTTGACCAAGTATTTAAAAATGAAATTCGATAAAGACCCCTACTTGGAACGGGTCTATTTAACTGGTCAAGTCTCTAACTTCCGTAAGCGTCCAACCCATCAGTATTTTTCTCTTAAAGATGACCGAGCGGTTATTCAGGCGACCATTTGGTCGGGTGTCTACCAGCGTTTGGGATTTGACTTGGAAGAAGGGATGAAGATTAATGTAGTTGGTCGTGTCCAAGTCTATGAGCCAAGTGGAAGCTATTCGATTATTATTGAAAAAGCTGAACCAGATGGTGTCGGTGCCTTGGCTATCCAATTTGAACAGCTTAAGAAGAAACTGGCAGAAGAAGGTTTATTTCAAGAACGCTTTAAACAATCTTTACCACAATTTTCAAAAAAAATAGGTGTGGTGACCAGTCGAAGTGGTGCTGTTATCCAAGATATCATCACTACAGTCAGTAGACGTTTCCCTGGTGTGGAAATTGTCCTATATCCTACTAAAGTTCAAGGTGAGGGTGCTGCAGAGGAGATTGCTCGTAACATTGCGAGAGCCAATGAACGAGATGACTTAGATGTTCTGATTATCGGCCGTGGTGGTGGATCCATTGAAGATCTTTGGGCCTTTAACGAAGAAATTGTAGTTCGAGCAATTTTTGAATCTCGTTTACCGACTATTTCGAGTGTAGGTCATGAAACGGATGTCACTCTGGCTGATTTTGTGGCTGATAAGAGAGCGGCAACGCCGACAGCTGCTGCTGAACTCGCTACACCAGTAACAAAGTTAGACCTTCTGACCTATCTTCAGAATCAAGAAAAACGCATGACTACAGCGGTTAAGCATAGTTTGTCAAAGAAACAAGAAGCTTTGAGAATCCTCAGTCAATCGGTCATCTTCAGACAACCAGAGCGTTTATATGACGGTTATCTACAACGCTTGGATCAGTTACAGCTACGACTGAAGCAAGGACTGAATGCTGAATTGGTTCGAAATCAACAAAAGGTTCAAGAACAAATCCATCGTTTGGAACAATTATCACCAATCATCAAAATCCAGCGTTATCAGGATCGTATCCAGCAATTAAAGAAACTGCTGCGAAGCCAGATGGCTGTGACATATGATGCAAAAGTAGCAGAAGTAAAACGCCTATCAGAAGCTCTCCTTATGCTAGATACTAGTCGAATTGTAGCCAGAGGTTATGCAATTGTCAAAAAAGGAGAAGTTGTAGTGGCTTCTGCGAAAGATTTGAAAGAAAATGACCAAGTATCACTGTTGATGCGGGACGGTCAAGTAGAATTAGAGGTAAGAGATGTCAAAACAAAAGAAATTTGA
- a CDS encoding DUF1694 domain-containing protein, with the protein MTDVSKQILEKAHGGLKLNPDEQRRFLGTFEERVLGYADLETANDDKFQKGYVSILVSLKKETEPLFVKISPQVVFEKQVYYLKQAKDADCQATIVSEDHNSSPFGLIIHSDAPVQINEKDLKKAFPDLWQEKETKAPTSFWKKWFG; encoded by the coding sequence ATGACTGATGTATCAAAACAAATCCTAGAAAAGGCTCATGGCGGGCTTAAACTAAATCCAGATGAACAGAGACGTTTTCTCGGAACTTTCGAGGAAAGGGTCCTTGGCTATGCAGACCTTGAAACGGCTAATGATGATAAATTTCAAAAGGGTTATGTATCTATTTTAGTGAGTCTAAAAAAAGAAACTGAACCTCTTTTTGTCAAAATTTCTCCTCAGGTAGTATTTGAAAAGCAAGTCTATTATCTAAAACAAGCAAAAGATGCTGACTGCCAAGCGACTATCGTTTCAGAAGATCACAATTCATCTCCTTTTGGCTTGATTATTCATAGTGATGCCCCTGTTCAAATAAATGAAAAAGATCTTAAAAAGGCCTTTCCAGACTTGTGGCAAGAGAAAGAGACCAAA
- a CDS encoding mucin-binding protein encodes MKIKRKQQADFRTEKYTRFGIRKYSFGAASVAIATGLMFLGSGAVSANELTSKETRDQVVVGNNESDLVKENQRTESIYEAPAVIPGMDSKESKGSENSEATQSSSSDSTSEAPVVIPAVDSKSDNTKETQSLPSESTPNSVVDAAVENAVEKVEHQLEKSNAEDRSVSVDTTDSLKRTRRELDSSAVVKEGTISITSPKENTSSDSSHPNGYNKSTKYHDGNDGWYTFVQLDQQERHPQFTYINSFDGYVVISSKSDRTPNGYTTDGTVKLEFYNRKNELQQEIIMDKNTNSSEFVYKYKKRNQKILINRNADSISIGDMPNTAKTRNQVANFYILYNGPEISTKQGQGIFYADGWLIPTNNSVTVRFKDKDTKKDLVPSYTLNGLTGMRFDTTAAELKGYELVDKEIVGTPNGYISPWKQVGDSFTKITQPNLEIKYTLLNMDGTMKAEVYYSGKKIHETTLGKGETTEYNGTAANGRPYTQRLENPFLNATNEIIFYYKATAPVEQDVTKPTKQTVTFEGAGTSTPADKVQDNFTFTGKQKNGTTTWDQPSHTYGKETVPVVEHYYADKKEAGSKTVTPDQPEVTDKVTYKPLGKIIPVDPEGNKIPSAPTPQYNNDPQDPTKGGETPTPVIPGYVTDTPSVTPNKPGEDTPVVYRKAEQKAIIKYVDQNTGTTLENDQVSGKSGEAIDYSTAAKIKKYQDRGYVLVSDEFPAGATYDTDASVDQTWTVTLKHGETPVGPNNPHNPTDPINPNDPNSPNYPATDQWKKDVTSTVKYVVSDGKATAPVDNVQNAQWTRTLTLDKVTGEVLSSTPWAANKADYDAVPTPGLTGYYADKARVASKTVTQENLEETVTYRPLGNLVPKPETPNDPNFPSTPEVKYPNNPTDPTKPGKPVVPNVPGYKPYLPDPNDPSKPGQPVEPGKELPNLPTNPGDNTPIIYVPIVNDVTKPTKQTVTFEGAGEDTPTTNVQDGFTFTGKHNPTTNTTTWNEASHTYGKLIVPVVDGYYSDKTEAGSKTVTPDQPEVTDHVVYKPLGKIIQVDEAGNVIPGSVSKTYENNPLNPKEAAETKIPDAPAGYKIKEEQPQAWGYNIVDKTIEPNDESDPDRISRDTPIIYVPIVNDVTKPTKQTVKFEGAGDKTPADNVQDDFTFTGKENKASGTTTWTEKSHTYGKVSVPVIPGYYADKTEAGGKTVTPENPEATDTVTYKPLGNLVPKPETPKDPNFPSTPEVKYPNDPKDPSKPGQPVVPDVPGYKPYLPDPNDPTKPGKPVEPGTPITPENPGTDTPIIYVPIVNDVKKATKQTVKFEGAGDKTPADNVQADFTFTGKENKADGTTTWTEKSHTYGKVSVPVIPGYYADKTEAGGKTVTPENPEATDTVTYKPLGNLVPKPETPKDPNFPSTPEVKYPNDPKDPSKPGQPVVPDVPGYKPYLPDPKDPSKPGQPVEPGTPITPENPGTDTPIIYVPIVNDVKKATKQTVKFEGAGDKTPADNVQADFTFTGKENKASGTTTWTEKSHTYGKVSVPVILGYYADKTEAGGKTVTPENPEATDTVTYKPLGNLVPKPETPKDPNFPSTPEVKYPNDPNDPTKPGQPVVPDVPGYKPYLPDPKDPSKPGQPVEPGKELPNLPTNPGDDTPIIYVPIVNDVTKPTKQTVKFEGAGDKTPADNVQDDFTFTGKENKASGTTTWTEKSHTYGKVSIPVIPGYYADKTKAGGKTVTPENPEVVEVVTYKPLGSLVPKSDDPKFPSTPDVKYPNDPTDPTKPSKPVVPNVPGYKPYLPDPNDPTKPGQPVEPGKELPNLPTNPGDDTPIIYVPVTPEKPVTPEKPVTPEKPVTPEKPVTPEKPVTPEKPLTPEKPVAPEKPISAKENTPQLPNTGTEDHTSLAALGLLGIMSGFGLVARKKKED; translated from the coding sequence ATGAAAATTAAAAGAAAACAACAAGCTGATTTTCGAACCGAGAAATATACTCGTTTTGGTATTCGAAAGTACAGTTTTGGAGCGGCTTCAGTTGCAATCGCAACTGGTTTGATGTTTCTTGGAAGTGGTGCTGTTTCAGCTAATGAGCTCACTTCAAAAGAAACTAGAGACCAAGTTGTTGTTGGAAACAATGAATCTGATTTAGTTAAGGAAAATCAGAGAACAGAATCAATTTATGAAGCACCTGCAGTAATTCCAGGTATGGATTCAAAAGAATCTAAAGGTTCAGAAAATAGTGAGGCCACTCAATCTTCATCGTCTGATTCAACATCTGAAGCACCTGTAGTGATTCCAGCTGTGGATTCAAAATCAGACAATACTAAGGAAACTCAGTCATTACCATCTGAGTCAACACCAAATTCAGTTGTGGATGCTGCTGTAGAAAATGCAGTTGAAAAAGTTGAGCATCAACTTGAAAAATCGAATGCTGAAGATAGAAGTGTATCTGTTGATACCACTGACTCTTTGAAACGAACTCGTCGAGAACTTGATTCTAGTGCAGTAGTAAAAGAGGGAACTATCAGTATCACTTCACCAAAGGAAAATACTTCAAGCGACTCGTCTCATCCAAATGGGTATAATAAATCTACTAAGTATCATGATGGTAATGATGGCTGGTATACTTTTGTTCAATTGGATCAACAAGAAAGACATCCACAGTTCACTTACATTAATTCGTTTGATGGTTATGTGGTTATATCTTCTAAGTCAGATCGAACACCAAATGGGTATACGACTGATGGCACGGTAAAACTAGAATTTTATAACCGTAAAAATGAGTTGCAGCAAGAGATTATCATGGATAAAAATACTAATTCAAGTGAATTTGTGTATAAGTATAAAAAGCGTAACCAGAAAATACTCATTAACCGAAATGCGGATTCCATTTCTATCGGTGATATGCCGAATACTGCAAAAACTCGTAATCAAGTTGCAAACTTTTATATCTTGTATAACGGTCCAGAAATTTCAACTAAACAAGGCCAAGGTATTTTTTATGCAGATGGATGGTTGATTCCTACTAATAATTCAGTAACTGTACGTTTTAAAGATAAGGACACTAAGAAAGACTTGGTTCCTTCTTATACTCTTAATGGTTTAACGGGTATGCGCTTTGATACGACCGCCGCAGAGCTGAAAGGATATGAACTTGTTGATAAAGAAATAGTTGGTACACCAAATGGCTATATTTCTCCTTGGAAGCAAGTAGGTGATAGCTTTACAAAAATAACTCAACCTAACCTCGAGATTAAATATACTTTACTGAACATGGATGGAACTATGAAGGCGGAGGTCTATTATAGTGGTAAAAAAATTCATGAAACAACTTTAGGAAAAGGTGAAACAACTGAGTATAATGGTACTGCAGCTAATGGACGTCCGTATACCCAACGTTTAGAAAATCCATTTTTGAATGCAACTAATGAGATTATATTCTACTATAAGGCGACTGCTCCAGTTGAACAAGATGTGACGAAACCAACTAAACAAACGGTAACGTTTGAAGGAGCAGGAACATCTACTCCAGCTGATAAGGTTCAAGATAACTTCACCTTTACTGGTAAACAAAAAAATGGTACGACAACATGGGATCAACCTAGTCACACTTATGGCAAAGAAACAGTTCCAGTTGTTGAACATTACTATGCCGATAAGAAGGAAGCTGGATCTAAGACAGTTACTCCAGATCAACCAGAAGTTACGGATAAGGTTACTTATAAACCACTTGGTAAGATCATCCCAGTTGATCCAGAAGGAAACAAAATTCCAAGTGCACCAACTCCACAGTACAACAATGATCCACAAGATCCAACTAAGGGTGGCGAGACTCCAACTCCAGTCATCCCAGGTTATGTGACAGATACACCAAGTGTAACTCCTAACAAACCAGGAGAGGATACACCTGTTGTCTACCGTAAGGCAGAACAAAAAGCTATTATCAAGTATGTAGACCAAAATACTGGTACAACACTTGAAAATGATCAAGTTTCTGGTAAATCTGGTGAAGCTATTGACTACTCAACTGCAGCTAAGATCAAGAAATACCAAGATCGTGGTTATGTTCTCGTTAGCGATGAGTTCCCAGCAGGAGCTACTTATGACACAGATGCATCTGTTGATCAAACTTGGACAGTAACTTTGAAACATGGTGAAACTCCAGTTGGACCAAATAATCCACATAACCCAACAGACCCAATCAATCCAAATGATCCAAACAGTCCAAACTATCCTGCGACAGATCAATGGAAGAAAGATGTAACATCAACTGTTAAGTATGTGGTATCAGACGGTAAGGCAACTGCTCCAGTTGACAATGTTCAAAATGCACAATGGACACGTACCTTAACACTTGATAAGGTAACAGGTGAAGTTCTCTCATCTACTCCATGGGCAGCGAATAAAGCTGACTATGATGCAGTTCCAACACCAGGATTGACAGGTTACTACGCTGATAAAGCAAGAGTTGCATCTAAGACAGTCACTCAAGAAAATCTTGAAGAAACTGTCACTTACAGACCACTTGGAAACTTGGTTCCAAAACCAGAAACACCAAACGATCCAAACTTCCCATCAACACCAGAAGTGAAGTATCCAAATAATCCAACGGATCCAACGAAACCAGGTAAGCCAGTTGTGCCTAATGTACCAGGCTACAAACCATACTTGCCAGATCCAAACGATCCAAGCAAACCAGGACAACCAGTAGAACCAGGTAAGGAGCTTCCAAACCTTCCAACAAACCCAGGTGACAACACACCAATCATCTACGTGCCAATCGTAAATGATGTGACAAAACCAACTAAACAAACGGTAACATTTGAAGGAGCGGGAGAAGACACTCCGACTACTAATGTTCAAGATGGCTTTACGTTCACAGGTAAGCATAATCCAACTACAAATACAACAACATGGAATGAAGCTAGTCATACGTATGGAAAATTGATTGTTCCAGTAGTAGATGGGTACTATTCAGATAAGACAGAAGCTGGATCTAAGACAGTAACACCGGATCAACCAGAAGTAACAGATCACGTTGTATACAAACCATTAGGAAAAATTATCCAAGTAGATGAAGCTGGAAATGTTATTCCAGGTTCAGTATCTAAGACTTATGAAAATAATCCGTTAAATCCTAAAGAGGCAGCAGAAACTAAAATTCCTGATGCTCCAGCTGGATACAAAATTAAGGAAGAACAACCTCAAGCTTGGGGTTACAATATAGTTGATAAAACGATTGAACCAAATGATGAAAGTGATCCAGATCGTATTTCACGAGACACACCAATCATCTACGTACCAATTGTAAATGATGTGACTAAACCAACTAAACAAACAGTTAAGTTTGAAGGAGCAGGCGATAAGACTCCAGCGGACAATGTCCAAGATGACTTTACGTTTACTGGTAAAGAAAACAAAGCTTCTGGAACTACAACATGGACTGAGAAGAGCCATACTTACGGTAAGGTATCTGTTCCAGTAATTCCAGGTTACTACGCTGATAAGACAGAAGCTGGTGGTAAGACAGTTACACCAGAAAATCCTGAAGCAACAGATACAGTAACCTACAAGCCACTTGGAAACTTGGTTCCAAAACCAGAGACACCAAAAGATCCAAACTTCCCATCAACACCAGAAGTGAAGTATCCAAATGATCCAAAAGATCCAAGCAAACCAGGTCAACCAGTTGTTCCAGATGTACCAGGCTACAAACCATACTTGCCAGATCCAAACGATCCAACGAAACCAGGTAAACCAGTAGAACCAGGAACACCAATCACTCCTGAAAATCCAGGTACTGACACACCAATCATCTACGTACCAATCGTAAATGATGTGAAGAAAGCAACTAAACAAACAGTTAAGTTTGAAGGAGCAGGCGATAAGACTCCAGCCGACAACGTCCAGGCCGACTTCACATTCACTGGTAAAGAAAACAAAGCTGATGGAACTACAACATGGACTGAGAAGAGCCATACTTACGGTAAGGTATCAGTTCCAGTAATTCCAGGTTACTACGCTGATAAGACAGAAGCTGGTGGTAAGACAGTTACTCCAGAAAATCCTGAAGCAACAGATACAGTAACCTACAAACCACTTGGAAACTTGGTTCCAAAACCAGAGACACCAAAAGATCCAAACTTCCCATCAACACCAGAAGTGAAGTATCCAAATGATCCAAAAGATCCAAGCAAACCAGGTCAACCAGTTGTTCCAGATGTACCAGGCTACAAACCATACTTGCCAGATCCAAAAGATCCAAGCAAGCCAGGTCAACCAGTAGAACCAGGAACACCAATCACTCCTGAAAATCCAGGTACTGACACACCAATCATCTACGTACCAATCGTAAATGATGTGAAGAAAGCAACTAAACAAACAGTTAAGTTTGAAGGAGCAGGCGATAAGACTCCAGCCGACAACGTCCAGGCCGACTTCACATTCACTGGTAAAGAAAACAAAGCTTCTGGAACTACAACATGGACTGAGAAGAGCCATACTTATGGTAAGGTATCTGTTCCAGTAATTCTAGGTTACTACGCTGATAAGACAGAAGCTGGTGGTAAGACAGTTACTCCAGAAAATCCTGAAGCAACAGATACAGTAACCTACAAACCACTTGGAAACTTGGTTCCAAAACCAGAGACACCAAAAGATCCAAACTTCCCATCAACACCAGAAGTGAAGTATCCAAATGATCCAAACGATCCAACGAAACCAGGTCAACCAGTTGTTCCAGATGTACCAGGCTACAAACCATACTTGCCAGATCCAAAAGATCCAAGCAAACCAGGACAACCAGTAGAACCAGGTAAGGAGCTTCCAAACCTTCCAACAAACCCAGGTGACGACACACCAATCATCTACGTACCAATTGTAAATGATGTGACTAAACCAACTAAACAAACAGTTAAGTTTGAAGGAGCAGGCGATAAGACTCCAGCCGACAACGTCCAAGACGACTTCACATTCACTGGTAAAGAAAACAAAGCTTCTGGAACTACAACATGGACTGAGAAGAGCCATACTTATGGTAAGGTATCTATTCCAGTAATTCCAGGTTACTACGCTGATAAGACAAAAGCTGGTGGTAAGACAGTTACTCCAGAAAATCCTGAAGTAGTAGAGGTTGTTACCTACAAACCACTTGGCAGTTTGGTTCCGAAATCTGATGATCCGAAATTCCCATCAACACCAGATGTGAAATATCCAAATGATCCAACAGACCCAACTAAACCAAGTAAACCAGTTGTGCCAAATGTCCCAGGCTACAAACCATACTTGCCAGATCCAAACGATCCAACGAAACCAGGTCAACCAGTAGAACCAGGTAAAGAGCTTCCAAACCTTCCAACAAATCCAGGTGATGATACTCCAATCATCTACGTACCAGTAACTCCAGAGAAACCAGTAACTCCAGAGAAACCAGTAACTCCAGAGAAACCAGTAACTCCAGAGAAACCAGTGACTCCAGAGAAACCAGTAACTCCAGAGAAACCATTGACTCCAGAGAAACCAGTAGCTCCAGAGAAACCAATCTCTGCTAAAGAAAATACTCCTCAGTTGCCAAATACTGGTACTGAAGATCATACTAGCTTAGCAGCACTTGGACTTCTTGGAATAATGAGTGGATTTGGACTTGTAGCTCGTAAGAAAAAAGAGGATTAG